From Tachypleus tridentatus isolate NWPU-2018 chromosome 8, ASM421037v1, whole genome shotgun sequence, a single genomic window includes:
- the LOC143223859 gene encoding potassium voltage-gated channel subfamily B member 2-like, with protein MLKETCMEPCCMSKYYEKNESIFTDLDVQRFTFRTEVEKFEEGKYAQCKQFVWNLMERPDTSVAAKIIASFSVFFILLSSITQILGTIPSLKKQYDEDVNEEIPLHKENKKLGMTEITCVVWFSVEHILRLFSAPNKGKFLKSILNIVDLLVITPFIVSSILVATNIVPKDFENIHEIILIFRVGRVMRILKLARHSRGLQSLGYTMKKSIQEFGLLILSLVISIVFFSSLAYFAEKDEPETLYTSIPSAFWWACVTMTTVGFGDMVPVTLPGKVIGSVCCVAGVVVVGMPVPIIVNNCTEFYTKQKIVQRALVRKEII; from the exons ATGTTAAAAGAAACTTGTATGGAGCCTTGCTGTATGAGCAAATACTATGAAAAAAATGAATCAATTTTTACTGACTTAGACGTCCAACGGTTTACTTTTAGAACAGAAGTTGAAAAGTTTGAAGAAGGAAAGTATGCGCAATGTAAGCAGTTTGTCTGGAACCTAATGGAAAGACCTGATACTTCAGTGGCTGCCAAA ATCATTGCCAGCTTCTCTGTGTTCTTCATCCTGCTATCATCCATCACACAAATTTTAGGTACGATACCTtccttaaagaaacaatatgaTGAAGATGTCAATGAAGAAATTCCGctacacaaagaaaacaaaaaactgggTATGACTGAAATCACATGTGTAGTCTGGTTTAGTGTAGAACATATCTTAAGATTATTTTCTGCACCAAACAAGGGGaagtttttaaaaagtatacTAAACATCGTTGACCTCCTAGTTATTACCCCTTTCATCGTGTCTTCAATTCTTGTAGCTACAAATATTGTCCCtaaagattttgaaaacattcatGAAATTATCCTAATCTTCCGTGTGGGAAGGGTTATGAGAATTTTAAAACTGGCTCGACATTCGAGAGGCTTGCAAAGTTTGGGATATACAATGAAGAAAAGTATCCAAGAGTTCGGGTTGCTCATCTTATCCCTTGTAATTTCCATTGTGTTTTTTTCTAGTCTCGCTTATTTTGCAGAGAAAGACGAACCTGAAACACTTTACACTAGCATTCCCTCTGCCTTTTGGTGGGCTTGTGTCACTATGACGACTGTTGGTTTTGGAGACATGGTTCCCGTTACTTTACCTGGCAAAGTGATTGGGAGTGTCTGCTGTGTTGCTGGTGTAGTGGTTGTTGGGATGCCTGTACCAATCATTGTTAACAACTGTACAGAGTTTTACACAAAACAGAAGATAGTCCAAAGAGCTCTGGTGAGAAAAGAAATAATCTAA